Proteins co-encoded in one Gracilimonas sediminicola genomic window:
- the msrB gene encoding peptide-methionine (R)-S-oxide reductase MsrB, giving the protein MKYAVLIVAFTAIIATALLSVNTEEPPATIHQHEIEEADIEMVATRQDTMPEEDYPFKKTEAEWKEILTSKEYRILRERGTELPYVNEYDDNKREGIYVCGGCGQKLYSSEHKYDSGTGWPSFWKPLADSLLGEREDNSFFMTRIEIVCSNCGGHLGHVFDDGPQPTGLRYCMNSAAMDFIPKDEVSADE; this is encoded by the coding sequence ATGAAATACGCAGTCTTAATTGTAGCGTTTACGGCCATTATCGCAACCGCTCTCCTGTCAGTGAATACTGAAGAACCCCCGGCGACTATTCATCAACATGAGATAGAAGAAGCTGATATCGAGATGGTAGCTACGCGGCAGGATACCATGCCTGAAGAGGATTATCCGTTCAAAAAAACGGAAGCAGAATGGAAAGAAATTTTGACCTCCAAAGAATATCGCATTCTGCGTGAACGCGGCACAGAACTCCCCTATGTAAATGAATATGATGACAACAAAAGGGAAGGAATATATGTGTGTGGGGGTTGCGGACAAAAGCTGTACAGCTCTGAACATAAGTACGACAGCGGAACAGGCTGGCCCAGTTTCTGGAAACCTCTGGCAGATTCCCTTTTAGGTGAACGAGAAGATAACAGCTTTTTTATGACCCGTATTGAGATTGTATGCTCAAACTGCGGCGGTCATCTTGGCCATGTTTTCGATGACGGTCCACAACCTACCGGGTTAAGGTACTGCATGAATTCTGCGGCTATGGATTTCATCCCAAAAGACGAAGTTTCAGCTGATGAATAA